ACTCGGGCAGGGCACGGTAAGGCCACGCCACTTTTTCCAATCCGGTGGTCACACTCTGGTATTGCGAATCTTCCCTCAAGCAGGCTTCGAGGTGCTTGAATTTGCGTTCCTGCATGGTCATGGGTTCAGTATTTCACGAATGAACGTACAGGAATCTTATCGGGGGTTACATGGCAGGGGTAGGGTCTGTGATCTGCCGAGAGCCGAGGGCAAAAAGGCAGAAGGCAGAAACACCGTTACCACCACCGTAGGGGCGAGGCGTGCCTCGCCCTCAGATGCATTTGCCCAAGCTCGGCTCTCGGCTACAGAAATTCCTGCACCAGATGCACAGCCACCCACCCCAGAGGAGAGCGCTCCAGCCCCCAGAGTTGATTGAGGCGTTCAATCCGTGCTGCGGGCAGGTGGTTCCATTGTTTGAGGGATTCACGGTGGATGCGGGTGCTTTGCTGCCTGAGGTAAAACATGCTGCCCCTCAGGTAACCCGCTTCCACTGCGACTCTGGCCCGTTTTTCCTGTTGGGTCAAGGACAGGCCGCGTGTGGCTGCCAGCAACCCCGGGGCTTCTTCAGGGTGCCTCAGGGCAAACAGTTCTTCCAGGGCGCTCAAAACCTGTGGCGCACTCAGGCTCAGGCGGTTTTGCAGGTGTTCTGGGAAACGCAAGTCGCTGCAAAATATCTGCTCAGGAGGCAGCACCTGAGGGATGACGTGGTCCAGAAACACTTCTCTGGACACCAGCAAGGCTTCGATGAAATCGGCTTGCTTGTTCAGGTGAATTTTTTTGAGGCGTTCCTGTCCTTTTTTGACCAGCTGTTTGTGGTCTGGCACAGGCAGATTTTTTTGCTGTTTGCTCAGCAGACGGGTGGGGTCATATTCCATGCGGGCTTCGGCAAGCAAGCCTGTGGGAAAGCTGCCCTGTTCCAGAGCTTCGTAGGGAAACTGATGCAGCACCACGCCATTTTTGATTTCTTGTGCTGGGCTTTGCACTTTGCGGTCCACCACCAGCAACTGGGGCAAGCTTCCTGCCCATTGCAGGGGGGTGCCAAAACTGCCGACCCTCGCAATGGCCCGCACAGACCTGCGTTCGGTCAACTCTTTCAGGAGGGTGTTCAAAGGGGTGTCGTCCAGAACCATGGTGCTCCTTCCATTGGTTTGCGCTGCTCAACAAACACAGGCGAGGACACGCCTCGCCTGATGGGGACTTTTCGGCTTCAGGCCAGCCAATCTTCTGCGCTCTGGTCGTCCTGCTGGACCACCATTTCATCGAGCCTTGTGGCCCATGCTGGAAAAGGAAAGGTGACCATCACAGGGGTGGGAACCTCGGGTTGCTGCACAATCATGGTCCCCGGTTGCAAAATACTGGCACGAAGACGGTAGGTCGATGGTAAGAAGCGATACTCTGGACGCTCGGATTCGGCAGGATCAAGGCGACCCACCACACGAATGGCTGCGTTGGAGGTGATGCGCCGTTCCACTTCAGAGGCGGTTTGCTGTGCCCCGATCAGGATGATGCCCAGAGAACGTCCCCGTTCTGCGATGTCCAGCAGTACGTCTTTGATGGGGCTTTCTCCCTCTCTGGGGGCGTATTTGTTCAACTCGTCAAGGACCACAAAGACATAGGGTTTGCGTCCCTGTTTTTCTTTTTTCTCGAAGAGTTCTTTGAGGATCACGCCCACCACGAACATCTGGGCGTGGGCGTCCAGACTGTGGATGTCCACCACGCTGAGTTGCACCCCCTGACGGAGCACATCGGCACGGTATTTCTCGGCTTCTTTGGCGGTCAGGTTGCCCCGAATCAGGCCAGAGAGGTACTTCTGCACCCCTTTGAGCCTGCGGATGAAGGCCTGCAAGGTGCCCACGTTCTGTTTGCCCACCCATCTCGGGTCTCCGTTGCCTTCGTTTTGTTCGAGCAGCTTGTATTCGATGTAACTGACCAGTTGCGCAAAGGTGGTGATGCGGGTTTTCCCCAGTGCATCAAAATCCAGCCCGAGTTCGATGGCTTGCTGTTCATCGTCGGATTGCCAGTCTTCAACCCCCACGTAAGGGGTGGTGCTGTTTTCTGCGGCCACCATCCGGTACAGCTTTTCTTCGATCTGGCCGATCAAGAACTTCAGGTTCAGGCTGCTGTCTTTGTCTGCAAAGCAGTAAGGCAGCAGGCGTTTCTGGCAGAATTCGCGGATGGTCCACATGTAAGGGGTCACGCCCGATTTGCGCTGCTCCACATCTGGAATGATGGCGTCTCCGCCCGCTTTTGGAGGGGCCAGAAACTGCACATCCCCAAAAGGCCGTTTGGGCAGGCCACACAGGGCATAGCGGTCTTTACGAAGCCCTCTGGCAGCGGCCACTTTGCTTTCTTTGTCTTCCAGTTTGCTGTTGGGCTGGTCCAGAAAGAACAGGTCTTCGCCTTTGACGTTGAAAATCACGGCTTTGCTGTTGGCCCGGTCCACGCCCAGAGCCTGCGAATTGAAGATGCTGTACAGCAAAAACAGGGCGTAACTGGTTTTGGTGGCCACCCCGGACACCCCACTGATGTTGACGTGGGCTCCCGAGGCTCCGTTCAGGAAGTCAAAATTGAAGTGCACGGGTTCGCCGTTGCGCATCACTCCGGCAGGCAGGCGGGACTCCATGCGGTCCTGATACAGGGCTTTTTCGAGGTCTTCTTCCAGAGCCATGAACACTTCATCGCCGGGGTGGGGAGGGATGAACTCCTCTGGGTCCACGCGGGTGACCAGCACATGGGCGGTGTAAGAGGTGTTCACGGGCAGGATTCCGGCCTGCACGTCCCGCACGTCGGATTCGAAAGCGACCCCTTCGTGCAGTTTGCGCACCTGATCCACCACCCCGAAGTAGGTGACCCGGGTGCCGTCTGGCTTGGTGGTCCTGAGGGTGACCATGTCATCGAGTTGCACGCTGGAACCGGGCTCAACCCAGAACCAGAATTGCAGGGGGGTGGCTTCTTCTGTACCTAAAACCATGCCGATGGGAAGAACCTGAGTCATGAATGGCCTTATGGTATCCGATTCTGCAAAGCCCCGCATGAACCCTGCAAGAAAAGGCTCTGGAATGGCAAAACATCCCTTTTGGGGATCCAGAGGCCATCAAGATGAGTGTTTTACCGCAAAAGAAAACATTTTCCTGTCCAGAACGTATCCCAAGTCCAGAAGTATACAGAAAAGTTACATAGACTGAACACATGGATGAGGTGATGGTTGTCTTCGCTGTACTGGTGGCCATTCTCTTGATTCTGGTGGCCATCCTGCGCTCTTTTGACCGTGCCGAGGTGCATCCGCCCAGACCTTCCCTCTGGATTCCTGTCCGCAAAGACAGAAACCGTTGAAGTTGGACTGTCAACACATCAATCCATTCGGGTCAAAGCCACCTGTCCAGCGTGCCACACGCTGTGCCGTGCAGACAAACGCACCAGAGCTTCCACGGTCATCTCCCGCCCACAGTAGAGCAGGGGAGAGTCCAGCACATCCTCAGACAAACACTGAACCTGCTCTATTTCCCAGAGCAGCATCTCGGGCAGTTCATCTGGAGGTGTGTTGATGGGTGTGATCTGCCCAATCAAAGCCCAGTACATCTTTTTGGTCTCCAGAATGTGCTGTTGCAGTCTGTTGGCCCTTGGTCCTCTGGCTTTCAAAATGCTGGACACCGATTCCCAAGGATCAAAGCTGGACTCTTGCAGCAGATGATGCAAACACTGGATTCTGACGGACATGGTTCGATGATACGTCTGGATGTTGCCTGAATGAAGAATGGGCCCTGAAGGGTCCAATGACCATCTGAATCCACCAGACAGGGTAAACGCAAAGTCTGAAGTTTGGCAGGCCGACTGAGAAAGCGGTCAGCAGTCAGCCTTCAGCGCTCAGTGAAAAGCGGATCCAGAAGCTTTTGCTTTCGACAGCAGCAAGACCAAAAGGCAAAGCCCCATCAGGTTTGGCAAGCTCAACCGACTGGAAGAAGACTTTCCTTCTGGCTGATGGCTGACGGCTGAACGCTCTTTATGTTTGCATCGCCCGAACAGCGACTTTGCATCTACCCTGATCCACCAGAATTTCTGCTTCAGACTTTTTCAAATGCAGATGTATACTGTGCCTTCATGTCTTTGAATCTTTCTCAATGGGTTTTGCTGGTGTTTGCGGGTCTGCATCTGGTGATGGGACTGGTGACTTTTGTGGTGTATGGGCAGGACAAAAAACAGGCCCGCCTGGGACGCAGGAGGGTGCCAGAGCAAACCCTGCACACCCTTGAACTGGCGTTTGGATGGCTCGGGGCTTTCGTGGCCCAGAGGGTGTACCGCCACAAGACCAGCAAAGCCCCTTACCAGAAGGTGTTCTGGGTCATAGGGATGTTTCATCTGGCTTTGCTGGTGGTGGTGCTCTGGTGGGTGACCGGTCAGCAAAACTGAAGCCCTTGCTTGATTTTGGGTGATTTGCTGATTCTTGAGGGGGAGAAAGCTCTGGTCTTGAGGGTAAACCCTGTACAAATTTGTACTCGGTATATATAATAGGGACATTCAACCCCACAGCGGAGGACCCCACATGACTGCGACCCAGAACAAGCTTTTTAAAGGCGGAATGTTCCTGATTCAGGACAGCCAACCCCAGAACATTTACACCCCAGAAGATTTCGATGACATCATCAAGCAGATCGTTGACACCACCCAGGCGTTCATCGACAAAGACGTGATGCCCCGCATGAAAGACCTCGAAGAAAAAGTCGAAGGTCTGAACCTTGAGTTGCTGCAAAAAGCCGGAGAACTCGGCCTGACCGCCGCAGAAATCCCTGAAGAATACGACGGACTGGACCTGCCCAAAGCCGTCAGCGTGGTGATCGCAGAGCGTCTGGCCCAGACTGGGGGCTTCTCCGTGACTTACGGTGCCCACCAGTCCATCGGCAGCCTGCCCACCGTGTACTTCGGCAGCCCAGAGCAAAAAGCCAAATACCTGCCCAAACTGGCCAGCGCTGAAATGGCCGCCGCTTACGCCCTCACCGAGCCCGGCAGCGGAAGCGACGCTCAGGCCGCCAAAACCAGCGCTGTGCTTTCCGAAGACGGCACCCACTACGTGCTGAACGGCACCAAAATGTGGATCTCCAACGCTGGCTTTGCAGACCTGTTCACCGTGTTCGCACAGGTCAAAACCGACGAAGGCAACAAATTCAGCGCGTTCCTCGTGGAGCGCTCCTTCGAAGGGGTATCCACTGGTGCTGAAGAGCACAAAATGGGCATCAAATCCTCCTCCACCCGCCAACTGATTCTGGACAACGTCAAAGTGCCTGTGGAGAACCTGCTGGGCAAAGTGGGACAGGGCGCCAAAATTGCTTTCAACATCCTCAACGTGGGCCGTTACAAACTGGCTGCCGGAGGGGTGGGCGGAGCCAAACACGCCCTGAAAATCAGCACCAAATACGCTCTGGATCGCCACCAGTTCAACCAGCCCATCGCCAACTTCGGCATGATTCAGGAAAAACTGGCCGAAATGGCTTTGCGCGTCTACGCTGTGGAATCTGCCCTGTACCGCGTGATGGGTCTGATCGACACCGCTGTGGAAGGTGGCCTCGACAAACTGAAAGCCGTCGAAGAGTACGCTGTGGAAGCCTCCATGCTGAAAGTGCTCGGCTCTGAACTGCTGGACTTCGCCGTGGACGAAGGGGTGCAGATTCACGGGGGTTACGGCTTCAGCTCCGAGTACCCCATCGAGCAAGCTTACCGCGACAGCCGCATCAACCGCATCTTTGAAGGCACCAACGAAATCAACCGCCTCTTGGTCCCCAGCATGCTCCTGAAACGCGCCATGAAGGGTGAACTCCCCCTCATGCAAGCCGCCCAGCAACTGCAAGCCGAACTCCTCGAACCCAGCTTCGACGAAGTGGATGAAGGTCCTCTGGCACAGGAAGAAGTCACCATCAAAAACCTCAAGAAACTGGCCCTGATGGTGGCCGGAACCGCCACCATGAAGTACGGCATGGAAATTGAAAGCCGTCAGGAAATCCTCGCCCGAGTTGCAGACATCGCCATGCTCACCTTCGCTGCCGAGTCCGCTTTCCTGCGCACCCGCAAACTGGGCAACCCCGAGCTGCAAGTCGAAATGACCCAGCTTTACACCTGGGCTGCCGCCGAGAAAGCCGCCACCCTTGCCCGTGAAGCCGTGGAAATGATCGCCTCTGGCGACGACCTGCGCACCAGCCTTGCTGTGGTCAAGCGCCTGACCAAGCACGACCCCATCAACACCATCCGCCTGCGCCGTCACGTGGCCAAAGCCGTGCTGGCTGCTGAAGGTTACCCCCAACCCCGCAAGTAACCCCTGCCACCCCCACCCGCTTGCTGACGCTGCGCTCCTCCCCTGAAAATGGGGAGGTTTTTTGTGTTTTGAATGGATCAAGTGGCATTGCTGCTCAAGAGATCAGACTGCATGGGCCATTCGCTCTGGAAATAGAGCCTTCTGCTTTCTGCTGGGTCTGATGGCCTCAGTCCAGCCCTCTCAAATCGAGGTGATGATGCGGTTTTTGCCGGAGCGCTTTGCCTGATACAGATATGCATCGGCTTGCTGGAAGGCTTCGGTGATGTCCACCTCTGGGGTCAGGCGCACCAGACCTCCAGAGACGCTGACCCTGCCCACTGTATCGAAACGCTCTTCATAAATGCGGTCTTTGATGCGTCCTGCAATCATGGACAGGTATTCTGAGGGACAGTTTTTCAGGTACACAGCAAACTCTTCTCCGCCCAGACGGTAAACCCGGTCACTCTGGCGCACGGTGAGCATCAAGCGGCGGGCCAGTTCTTTCAGCACTTCATCTCCGGTGGCATGGCCGTGGGTGTCATTCACTTTTTTGAAATCGTCGATGTCCAAAATCAGGATGGCATCTCCAGAGTGCATGCCCGGTTTGTCCAGCTCAAATTGCCTGCGGTTGTAGACCCGAGTGAGGGGATCGATCAGGATTTCTTCTTTGAGGCCATCGGTCAGTTTCAGGTACCTCAGGTGGCGGTGGATGATGCTTCCCACGGCAATGAAACCCAGCACGTTGGTGACATAAAGCAGGAGCAGGGAAGGCAGGATGCTGAAATTCCAGCTTTTCAAATTGAAGGTGTAAATCAACAGGCCACTGAAGATCACCATAGGGGCATAAAAGTACGACTTGAAGGGCACTTCTTCGGATTCTTCGGTGGCGTAGTAACGGTAAATGCAGGTGATGGCGTAACAGATCAGGATGGCGATGTCTTCGCTGGTGAAGTGTGTCCAGAACCGTCCCTGTCCGACAAAAACCATCAGGACAGCAAGCAGGCCATACCACATCCCATATTTGAGGGTGATCAATGTCAGGGGCAAAGTTCTGAGGTCCAGCAGGGTGCCGTTGCTCAGTGGAACGGCTTGGGCCATCAGAAACATGGAGCTGAACGCTGCAATGGCCGTTCTGAACACAATCCGCTTGCGGCTGTGTTCCGTGCGCCACGTCGTGTAAGTGAGGCTCAGCAGGTACGTGGCAGTGATCACGATGCACAGGTTGAGCAACAGACCTTCTGCCAGTTGAATCATGCCTCAGGATACGTGGTGGGGCATCTCCAAGTTATGACATTTGCTCTGGTGTTTTCATGGATGAAGAGATCAGGGATGCCACCAGGTTTTGAATCCGGGATAATACGCATCCACAATCGCTTGGAACAAAAAGTAATCCACGATCAGGTGCACGGCCAGCACGTAAATCAGGGCTTTGCTGCGCTCAAACATGATGCCCTGCGTGACCGCCAGAAACAACACAAACAGAGGGCCATAACCTGTGAAAGCCATGTCAAAAAGCACCGACACATACACCACACTCTGGGCCCAGTTGGCTTTCCAGAACGGAAACAGGGACCGCAGGATTGCAAAAGAGGTGTTCACAAAGAAAAGCTCGTCCCAGATGCCCACCAGATTGATGCCCGTGAAGAGCCTCAGCAGGGATTCGTTGTCGGGTTCAGGAGGCAATTTCCAGTTGAAAGGCACCTCTGGACTGATCGTGAAATACAACTGAAACGCAAAATACGCCAGAGGAATCGAGAGCACCGTGTAAGCAAATTCCAGCTTGCTGAATTTCTCTGGAAACATCCTGAATTGCAGCAGTCCGGGATCGCTTTTTCTGAGCAGCAAAGGAGGAAGTGCTATCACGGCCAGAAAGGGCAGACCCAGCGTCAGAAACTTGAGATTCGAGGTTTCGGTGCTGATGGGTGCCAGAGCCAGCATCAAAATGCACCCCAGCAACACCAGCATGCGCCTCTGGAAGGTGGGATCTCGGGTCAGCAGGGTCAGGCTGACAGAAGCTGCAAAGGCCAGACCTCCCCAGATCCAGCTTTCAAAAGGAATCAGGAGCACGGTGGCCAGACAGAAGGTGACAAGCGCCCAGAGTTGCATCTGGAGTCAGTTTACAGGAGACAGTTCACAGTTCACAGCAGACTGTGATCTCCCAGACAGGTGCGAGGGGCATCAACCCTCTTCATGGTCAAACGGCTTGACCCTCTTTGAGATCTGTATGCTGGAGAGGTTCTTTATTTCTAAATGCTGCGGGACGAATCTTGCTGTTCACTGACAACTGTGAATTTCTCTCATCTCCTGATGCGTGGGACGTGCTCTGGTTGTGCACTTTTGGCTTTTTCCTTGAACGTCCCCTCCTACCCGTGTAAAATGGAAACCATGAACAACATCCTGCTACTACAACGGGGGAGACGGCGCTAGAAGAATCTAACGTGCGTTTCCCCCAGTCTGCATGGCTGGGGTGTTTTTTTGCCTGCACAAAAGCGTCCCACTCACACGAAGCATCACCCAGAGTTGCACAAAAGGAGTTTTTCCATGCCCAGAAGTGAAAAATACAATCCGCACTCCATCGAACCCCGCTGGCGCAAAACCTGGGAGGAGAGCGACCTCTACACCTTCAAATACGACGAGAACCGCCAGAACCACTACGCCCTGACCATGTTCCCTTACCCCTCTGGGAACCTGCACATCGGTCACTGGTATGCGTTTGCTGTGCCAGATGCCCGTGCACGCTTCATGCGCATGAAAGGGCACAATGTGCTGTTCCCCATGGGTTTCGACGCGTTCGGTCTTCCTGCTGAAAATGCCGCGATCAAGCGGGGCATCGATCCGGCCAAGTGGACCTACTCCAACATCGAGTACATGACCGGACAGTTCAAGCGCATGGGCACCATGATCGACTGGAGCAAGCAATTTGCCACCTGCGATCCCGAGTACTACAAGTGGAACCAGTGGTTCTTCATCCAGTTCTACAAACGCGGACTGGTCTACAAGAAGAACGGCTTTGTGAACTGGTGCCCGAGCTGCAACACCGTGCTGGCCAACGAGCAAGTGGTGAACGGCAAATGCGAGCGTTGTGGCACCGAAGTGGTTCAGAAGCAACTCGAGCAGTGGTTCTACAAGATCACCGATTATGCCGATGAGCTCCTCGATTTCGGCAGCACCGACATGCCAGAACGGGTGCGCCTGATGCAGCACAACTGGATTGGCAAATCGGTGGGTGCAGAAATTGACTTCGCCACCGATGCTGGAACCGTGACGGTGTTCTCCACCCGTCCGGACACCCTCATGGGTGCCACTTTCCTGGTGCTGGCCCCCGAGCATGCCTTTGTGAAGGCCCTCACCACCCCAGAGCAGCAGCAAGCCGTGCAGCAGTACATCCAAACCGCAGCCAAAATGAGCGAGATTGACCGCCAGGCCGAGGGCCGCGAAAAGACCGGGGTCTGGACCGGATCTTACGCCACCCACCCGGTCACCGGTGAAAAACTCCCCATCTGGATTGCCGATTACGTGCTGGTGACCTATGGCACAGGCTCCATCATGGCGGTGCCTGCCCACGACACCCGCGACTTTGAATTTGCCCGCAAGTTTGACCTCTCCATCAAAGAAGTCATCCGTGGCGAAACCGAAATGGCCTTTGATGCCACCGAGCCTTACTCTGGCGAGGGTGTCATTGTGAACTCGGGCTTGCTGAACGGCATGCAGGGTGGCAAAGAGCACATCGCTGCGGTCATTGAAAAACTCGCAGAATTTGGGGTCCGGGCCAAGACCACCTACCGCCTCCGGGACTGGCTGATTTCACGCCAGCGTTACTGGGGCACCCCCATCCCGATGGTCTACTGCGAGAAGTGCGGCATCCAGCCTGTCCCAGAGTCTGAACTCCCCGTGCGCCTCCCGGACAACGTGCAGTTCCAGCCCACCGGTCAGAGCCCCCTGACCCTCATGGAAGACTGGCGCACCACCACCTGCCCTTGCTGTGGAGGGGTCGCCACCCGCGAAACCGACACCATGGACACCTTCGTGGACTCCAGTTGGTACATGTACCGCTACCTGAGCCACGACGTGCATGATGCACCCTTTAAGCCAGAGTTCGCCAACTTCACGCCAGACGTGTACACCGGAGGCATCGAGCACGCCATCCTCCACCTGCTCTACAGCCGTTTCTGGACCAAAGCCATGCGTGACATGGGCCTCACCAACGTCAGTGAGCCCTTCAAGGTGCTGCGCAATCAGGGGATCATCCTCGGGGAAGACAACGAGAAGATGAGCAAAAGCAGAGGGAACGTCATTGACCCTGACGACCTTGTGGCAGAGTACGGTGCAGACACCGTGCGCGCTTTCCTGATGTTCCTTGCCCCTTGGGAGGCAGGCGGCCCTTGGTCCTCACAAGGCATTCAAGGACCCCACAAGTGGCTGAACCGCATCTGGAGCCTCTACTTTGATGCTGCCGATGGCCCCGAGGAGAACATTTCCGAGTCTGACCTTCGCTATGCCCTTCATGCTGCCCTCAAACGCGTCACGGACGACCTTGAGCGTTTCAGTTTCAACACCTGCATTGCAGCCATGATGGAACTGACCAACACCCTCGTGAAGGCCAAGCGCAGCCCGGTGTCTCAGACCGCAGTCTGGACCGAGACCCTGAACATCTTCAACCGGATGCTCGCGCCCTTCGTGCCTTACATCGCAGAAGAAATCTGGTCTGAAACCGGCCACACCGACTCCGTGCACGTCCAGAGCTGGCCCGCGTACGATCCTCAGGCTCTGGTCAAAGATGAGATCGAAGTGGTGGTGCAGGTCAACGGCAAACTGCGTGGCAAGACCACCATCAAGAGTGGGGCCTCTCAGGAAGAAGTCTTTGCAGCCGCCAAATCCATCGAGAACGTCGCCAAATTCATTGAAGGCAAACCTCTGGTCAAAGAAATCTATGTTCCCGGCCGACTGGTGAACATTGTGGTGAAAGGGTAAACCCCCTCCTCGCTCGTTTCACTCGCTTTCCTCCCCCTACTGAGGGGGAGGATTTTTTTCCCTCCTCGTCAAGGGAGCTCTGCAAGTGCAACAAGCACGGGGGGTTTAATCCCCCTCAGCAGCAATGGTCCAGACTTTGGAGCCACACTCGCAGGTTTCCAGCCTTTTTCCCTGCTCCTGCTCGATCACATTGCCACAATCCCAGCAGGCATAAAGGCCAGATTCTGGGGCGTCCTGATCGTAGGCGGTGAAATCCGGGTCTTCTCTGGGAATCAAGAGGAGGCCGGGGCGGATTTTCTTTTTTGAAAACTTGATCACGCTCAGGCTGCCCGAGGGTTCCAGATAGGCCCGGTGCACTTCCCCAAGGTGGTTGATGTCGTGGTCGCGCAACCACGAGTACACCTCGTTCTGGGACATGCGTTCTTTGTGCATGGCCTCAAGGTCCAGTTTCCCATCGCAGATCATGCGGGTGGGGACGCTTTCCAGAACCCGTTCGATTTTGCGGTTTTTCTCTGTGATCACAGAAAAGGCATACTGCATGATCGAAACCACAGTGATGACCGCCATGCCGTGCAAGAGGGGCACATCCGGGTAGAACATCACATCCCCCACGGCAGAGCCCAGAGCGATGATCAGGGCAAACTCAAAGAAGGTGAGTTGCCTGACTCCTCTTTTTCCCAGCATGCGGATCAAAAACAGGGTGTAGAGGTACATCACCACAGTTCTGAAAATGATCTCCAGAAAGAACAGGGGAGGAAGGTCTTTGCCCAGAAAGATGTTTTTCAAATCAAAAGTGTACTGCTCCATGTTTTCAGTGTAGATGAGGGAGTGTTTTCAGCCATCTTTCTGCTTACAGTTGATGAAGGGGTTCTGGGGCAGGTCAGAAAACATGCAAATGAAAGATGGGCCTCCTGATATACTCGTCAGGATGCATCAATTCAAAATTTCTCGGGTGGGAGCATGATCGAGTGGTTTGCGCAATTCTGGGCAGGCCTGAAAGCCACGTCAACCCTGGAGCTTTCAGCCAACGTTTTTAACCTGATTGCGGTGTGGTTGGCCGGTCGCAACAGTGTGCACACTTGGTGGACTGGGATCATCGCCGTGGTGCTTTTTGGCATTCTGTTCTTCGAGGGCAAGCTGTACGCCGATGTGACGTTGCAAGTGTTTTTTGTGTTCACGAGCATTTACGGATGGTATGCATGGATGAACGGCGGAAAGGGTCGCAAGGAGTTGCCCATCTCCAGAGTCTCTAGAACCCACCTGTTGGCCTTTTTTGTGGCAGGTGCCCTGATCACCCTCGGGTATGGTGCTTTGCTGCACACGTTTACGGACGCCTACTACCCGTTCATTGATTCGATTGTGCTCTCAGGGAGCATCATTGCCCAACTGCTCCTGATGAACCGCAAGTTGGAAAACTGGTTGTTCTGGATTGTGGTGAACATCGTGGCTGTTCCGCTGTACGCTTCCAAAGGGTGGTCGTTTACCTCGGGGGTCTATGTGCTGTTCCTGTTCAATGCCATTTACAGCCAGTACGTCTGGTGGCAACTCTGGAGAAAACAACCCCGTGAAGCGGTTTAAAACAGCTCTGGTGGTGGGCAAATTTGCCCCTCTGCACAAAGGCCACCAGTGGCTGATTGAGACAGCCTTGCAGCAGAGCGAACAGGTGGTCCTGTTCAGTTACTCCAACCCCGAGTTGCCCGGATGCGAACCCGAAAAACGCCAGAGGTGGCTGGATCGGCTTTACCCGCAGTGCAAGGTGTATGTGATCACCCCAGAGTTCTTGAGGGCGCATTTCGCCCATCTGGGACAGGTGGAGTTGCCCCTCAACACCGATGATGCGGTGCTGCACCGCAGGTTCTGTGGCTTTCTGTGGAAGCATCTGGCCCGAATTCCTCTGGACGCGGTGTTCACCAGTGAAGACTATGGCGATGGTTTTGCAGAGGAGTTGACCCGGTACTTTGCCCTCTCTGCCCCACAGCAGCCTGTGGAGCACGTGATGGTGGACCTGCAACGCCTTCAGGTGCCCATCTCTGGAACACAAATTCGGCAGGATCCCCATGCCCACAAAGCTTTTCTGGCCCCAGAGGTCTACGGCGATTTCGTGAAACGGGTGTGCTTTCTGGGCGGAGAATCCACCGGAAAAAGCACCCTCTCTGCCCTCATGGCCGAAAAAATGGGGACCCTCCATGTGCCTGAGTATGGCCGGACCCTCTGGGAGGAGCAGGGAGGGCATCTCTCTTTTGAGGACATGCTGAAAATCGCGCACACCCACATCCAGCAAGAAGAAACGCTGGCTGGGCAAGCCACAGAATTCCTGTTTGTGGACACCTCGCCCCTGACCACCTGGATGTACAGCCATTTTTATTTCGGGAAAGCCGACCCAGAGTTGTCTGCCCTCAGGCACCGACCATATGACTTTGTGTTTCTGTGCGCTCCAGATTTTCCTTTTGTGCAGGACGGAACAAGGGCCGGAGAGGCATTCCGTGTGCAGCAACACCAATGGTATTTGGAACTGCTTCAACAAATGACTATCCCTTGGACCCTGTTAACGGGTACATTAGAGGAACGGATTCGCAAAACGCTGGAGGTACTTTCGTGAGTCAGTACGGTGACATCGCCATTCTCGCTGTGGAACTGTTCCCCGATTTGCAAGATCCTCGGGACGC
This genomic window from Deinococcus misasensis DSM 22328 contains:
- the leuS gene encoding leucine--tRNA ligase, producing the protein MPRSEKYNPHSIEPRWRKTWEESDLYTFKYDENRQNHYALTMFPYPSGNLHIGHWYAFAVPDARARFMRMKGHNVLFPMGFDAFGLPAENAAIKRGIDPAKWTYSNIEYMTGQFKRMGTMIDWSKQFATCDPEYYKWNQWFFIQFYKRGLVYKKNGFVNWCPSCNTVLANEQVVNGKCERCGTEVVQKQLEQWFYKITDYADELLDFGSTDMPERVRLMQHNWIGKSVGAEIDFATDAGTVTVFSTRPDTLMGATFLVLAPEHAFVKALTTPEQQQAVQQYIQTAAKMSEIDRQAEGREKTGVWTGSYATHPVTGEKLPIWIADYVLVTYGTGSIMAVPAHDTRDFEFARKFDLSIKEVIRGETEMAFDATEPYSGEGVIVNSGLLNGMQGGKEHIAAVIEKLAEFGVRAKTTYRLRDWLISRQRYWGTPIPMVYCEKCGIQPVPESELPVRLPDNVQFQPTGQSPLTLMEDWRTTTCPCCGGVATRETDTMDTFVDSSWYMYRYLSHDVHDAPFKPEFANFTPDVYTGGIEHAILHLLYSRFWTKAMRDMGLTNVSEPFKVLRNQGIILGEDNEKMSKSRGNVIDPDDLVAEYGADTVRAFLMFLAPWEAGGPWSSQGIQGPHKWLNRIWSLYFDAADGPEENISESDLRYALHAALKRVTDDLERFSFNTCIAAMMELTNTLVKAKRSPVSQTAVWTETLNIFNRMLAPFVPYIAEEIWSETGHTDSVHVQSWPAYDPQALVKDEIEVVVQVNGKLRGKTTIKSGASQEEVFAAAKSIENVAKFIEGKPLVKEIYVPGRLVNIVVKG
- a CDS encoding DUF421 domain-containing protein, with protein sequence MEQYTFDLKNIFLGKDLPPLFFLEIIFRTVVMYLYTLFLIRMLGKRGVRQLTFFEFALIIALGSAVGDVMFYPDVPLLHGMAVITVVSIMQYAFSVITEKNRKIERVLESVPTRMICDGKLDLEAMHKERMSQNEVYSWLRDHDINHLGEVHRAYLEPSGSLSVIKFSKKKIRPGLLLIPREDPDFTAYDQDAPESGLYACWDCGNVIEQEQGKRLETCECGSKVWTIAAEGD
- the pnuC gene encoding nicotinamide riboside transporter PnuC, which produces MIEWFAQFWAGLKATSTLELSANVFNLIAVWLAGRNSVHTWWTGIIAVVLFGILFFEGKLYADVTLQVFFVFTSIYGWYAWMNGGKGRKELPISRVSRTHLLAFFVAGALITLGYGALLHTFTDAYYPFIDSIVLSGSIIAQLLLMNRKLENWLFWIVVNIVAVPLYASKGWSFTSGVYVLFLFNAIYSQYVWWQLWRKQPREAV
- a CDS encoding AAA family ATPase; protein product: MKRFKTALVVGKFAPLHKGHQWLIETALQQSEQVVLFSYSNPELPGCEPEKRQRWLDRLYPQCKVYVITPEFLRAHFAHLGQVELPLNTDDAVLHRRFCGFLWKHLARIPLDAVFTSEDYGDGFAEELTRYFALSAPQQPVEHVMVDLQRLQVPISGTQIRQDPHAHKAFLAPEVYGDFVKRVCFLGGESTGKSTLSALMAEKMGTLHVPEYGRTLWEEQGGHLSFEDMLKIAHTHIQQEETLAGQATEFLFVDTSPLTTWMYSHFYFGKADPELSALRHRPYDFVFLCAPDFPFVQDGTRAGEAFRVQQHQWYLELLQQMTIPWTLLTGTLEERIRKTLEVLS